Part of the Gemmatimonadaceae bacterium genome is shown below.
CGCTCGATTCTTCCGTTTCGCAGTCAGCTGATCCAGGCACGATGGAGCGGTGAGGCCGCGTGGGTACCGCTGGGCGACCTGAGTCTCGGCATCGACGCCGAGAACGCGACCTCGTATCCCTCGCGCGGCGACATCCTGCTCTATCCCGCAGGTGCGAGCGAAACCGAGATTCTCTTCCCGTACGGAAGTTGCGCGTTCGCCAGCAAGGTGGGTCGGCTCGCCGGCAACCACTTCCTCACCCTCACCA
Proteins encoded:
- a CDS encoding DUF3830 family protein — encoded protein: MTRVLIHVAELTFEGRLEERLAPQTCAAFRSILPFRSQLIQARWSGEAAWVPLGDLSLGIDAENATSYPSRGDILLYPAGASETEILFPYGSCAFASKVGRLAGNHFLTLTSGHDQLEELGRRVLWEGAQPIQIEFGPD